In Bifidobacterium adolescentis ATCC 15703, the sequence CTATGGCTACAATTCCTGATATGAATGCAGATTCCACGTTCGCCCCACTTCCTCCGATTTTCGCCCAGCTTGGCCTCGCCTATGACGATGTGCTGCTGCTGCCGAACGAGACGGACGTCATTCCGTCCGAAGTGGACACCACCACCCATCTCACACGCAACATCACGATGAAGGTCCCGGCGATCTCCGCCGCGATGGACACCGTCACCGAATCCGACATGGCCATCGCCATGGCTCGCAACGGCGGCATCGGCGTGCTGCACCGCAACCTTTCCATCGACGACCAGGCCGCCCAGGTCGACATCGTCAAGCGTTCCGAATCCGGCATGATCAACGATCCGCTCACCGTGAGCCCGGACGTGACCCTCGCCGACCTCGACAAGCTGTGCGGCCGTTTCCACATCTCCGGCCTGCCGGTCGTGGACAAGGACAGCAAGCTCGTCGGTATCATCACCAACCGTGACATGCGTTTCATCGCTTCCGAGGATTACGACCGTTTGAAGGTCTCCGAGGTCATGACCCGCGAGAACCTCATCACCGGTCCGTCCGACATCTCCAAGGAAGACGCGCACGACCTGCTGGCCAAGCACAAGGTCGAGAAGCTGCCTCTGGTCGATTCCGAAGGTCACCTGACCGGTCTGATCACCGTCAAGGACTTCGTCAAGACCGAACAGTATCCGGACGCCACCAAGGATGAGCAGGGCCGTCTGCGCGTCGCCGCCGGCATCGGCTTCCTGGGCGACGCCTACAACCGTGCTTCCGCTCTGATGGAAGCCGGCGTGGACGTGCTCGTGGTCGACACCGCCAACGGTGAGGCCA encodes:
- the guaB gene encoding IMP dehydrogenase, whose product is MATIPDMNADSTFAPLPPIFAQLGLAYDDVLLLPNETDVIPSEVDTTTHLTRNITMKVPAISAAMDTVTESDMAIAMARNGGIGVLHRNLSIDDQAAQVDIVKRSESGMINDPLTVSPDVTLADLDKLCGRFHISGLPVVDKDSKLVGIITNRDMRFIASEDYDRLKVSEVMTRENLITGPSDISKEDAHDLLAKHKVEKLPLVDSEGHLTGLITVKDFVKTEQYPDATKDEQGRLRVAAGIGFLGDAYNRASALMEAGVDVLVVDTANGEAKLALDMIRRLKSDSAFNGVDIIGGNVATRQGAQAMIDAGVDAVKVGVGPGSICTTRVVAGVGVPQLTAVYEAAQACRAAGVPCIADGGIHYSGDIAKALVAGASSVMLGGTLAGCEEAPGEKVLLHGKQYKLYRGMGSLGAMAPRGKKSYSKDRYFQADVTSNDKVVPEGVEGEVPYRGPLNAVLYQMIGGLHQSMFYIGAHNISEMPERGRFIRITDAGLRESHPHDIVMTAEAPNYSGRQ